Proteins co-encoded in one Cytophaga hutchinsonii ATCC 33406 genomic window:
- a CDS encoding YdcF family protein, giving the protein MNRRFYTDPDIYFTKALNNAPYDALIVPGFPHMKDSMTTIVQHRVCWAWYLYSKGIVKNVIFSGGAVYTPYREAEIMAMYAVQLGIPAEHVFAEVQAEHSTENLYYSYEIAKAKGFNRVAVGTESAQSSFMYSVNNNRFKIPVDFIPIVPDTLKCIECVKPDIDQQTAFVEEFVSIIDRESLFKRLRGTRGRKVDKLMRISKK; this is encoded by the coding sequence GTGAATAGACGGTTCTATACAGATCCTGACATTTATTTTACAAAGGCTTTAAACAATGCTCCCTACGATGCATTGATCGTACCCGGATTTCCGCATATGAAAGACAGCATGACTACCATTGTGCAGCATAGAGTATGCTGGGCCTGGTATCTGTATTCAAAAGGTATTGTTAAAAATGTGATCTTTTCTGGAGGTGCAGTGTATACACCGTATCGTGAGGCAGAGATCATGGCTATGTATGCAGTGCAGCTCGGCATTCCTGCTGAACATGTCTTTGCTGAAGTGCAGGCAGAACACAGCACAGAAAATCTGTATTATTCCTATGAGATTGCAAAAGCGAAAGGATTTAACCGTGTGGCTGTCGGAACCGAAAGTGCACAATCCAGTTTTATGTATAGTGTAAACAATAACCGGTTTAAAATACCGGTTGATTTTATTCCGATTGTACCTGATACGCTGAAATGTATTGAATGTGTGAAACCCGATATTGATCAGCAGACGGCTTTTGTGGAAGAATTTGTGTCCATTATCGACCGCGAAAGTTTGTTCAAACGTCTGCGGGGTACCCGTGGGCGTAAGGTTGATAAGCTCATGCGGATAAGTAAAAAATAA
- a CDS encoding MarR family winged helix-turn-helix transcriptional regulator gives MSKKTNKVLIDQFRELSRRYSDTSIWMHEAIARKAGLSGTDHKYLGFIIEQEQVTAGELAAFTGLTTGAVTGLIDRLEKKKLVKRQFDKTDRRKVILVPNVVNTMKLLEPIFSELQQRTIELLESFTEKELKIIENYFQSATAIMADVTLKLNAK, from the coding sequence ATGTCTAAAAAAACAAATAAGGTACTTATAGATCAGTTCAGGGAATTAAGCAGAAGATATTCCGATACGTCTATATGGATGCATGAAGCCATTGCCCGTAAGGCAGGGCTTTCAGGTACGGATCATAAATACCTGGGGTTTATCATCGAGCAGGAGCAGGTTACGGCCGGGGAACTGGCTGCTTTTACCGGCTTAACAACAGGTGCCGTTACGGGCCTGATTGACCGGCTTGAAAAGAAAAAATTAGTTAAACGTCAGTTTGATAAAACAGACAGAAGAAAAGTGATTCTTGTTCCAAACGTAGTTAATACAATGAAATTACTGGAACCAATCTTTTCAGAACTTCAGCAACGGACGATTGAGCTGCTTGAATCTTTTACCGAAAAAGAGCTTAAAATTATTGAGAACTATTTTCAGTCGGCCACGGCTATTATGGCTGATGTTACACTAAAATTAAATGCAAAATGA
- a CDS encoding winged helix-turn-helix transcriptional regulator translates to MYICTYFITSTNPKVGIVMTQVKESSTNQLNKQQAITACPVSFTLTKIGGRWKPIIIFNLLNGGKRYGELKRAIPAITEKMLIQHLKELEADHLVERIAKPVIPPHVEYKLTEAGTALAPVMNSMVEWAAKYNI, encoded by the coding sequence ATGTATATTTGTACTTACTTTATTACAAGTACTAACCCTAAAGTAGGTATTGTTATGACCCAGGTAAAAGAATCTTCAACTAATCAGTTAAATAAGCAGCAGGCTATAACTGCATGTCCGGTATCCTTTACATTGACTAAGATAGGAGGGCGCTGGAAGCCTATTATTATTTTTAATTTGTTGAATGGAGGAAAGCGGTACGGAGAATTAAAAAGAGCCATTCCTGCAATTACTGAAAAAATGCTCATCCAGCATTTGAAAGAGCTGGAAGCCGATCATCTGGTGGAGCGAATAGCAAAACCTGTAATTCCACCCCATGTAGAATATAAGCTTACAGAGGCAGGCACAGCGCTTGCTCCCGTAATGAATTCCATGGTTGAATGGGCGGCGAAATACAACATTTAA
- a CDS encoding nitroreductase family protein yields the protein MIKHAITQSPVLDLIKERWSARSFSHKEVTKDAVHTILEAASWAPSANNEQPWEFQYALRGTPGFDTIWNCLMPGNQPWNKQAAGFIVTIARKTLSANGNPNANAEHDTGIATGFLVLQASSMGIYTHPMGGVDKVKLSAELNITEDEKLLCVISFGYLDVAEKLEEPFKGRELTARTRKPLVEFVKAV from the coding sequence ATGATCAAACACGCCATTACTCAATCACCTGTTCTGGATCTTATTAAAGAACGCTGGAGTGCACGTTCTTTTTCTCACAAAGAAGTTACTAAAGATGCTGTTCATACGATACTGGAAGCAGCCAGCTGGGCCCCGAGTGCAAACAATGAACAACCCTGGGAGTTTCAATATGCATTGAGAGGTACCCCGGGTTTTGATACCATCTGGAATTGTCTGATGCCTGGCAATCAGCCCTGGAATAAACAGGCCGCAGGTTTTATTGTAACCATTGCCCGTAAAACGCTGTCAGCAAACGGAAACCCGAATGCAAACGCAGAACATGATACAGGTATCGCTACTGGTTTCCTGGTTCTGCAGGCTTCTTCTATGGGAATATATACACATCCGATGGGAGGGGTTGATAAAGTAAAACTGAGTGCGGAACTGAATATAACAGAAGATGAAAAACTGCTGTGCGTTATTTCTTTCGGCTATTTAGACGTTGCGGAAAAACTGGAAGAACCGTTTAAAGGCAGGGAACTAACGGCGAGAACACGGAAGCCGCTGGTGGAGTTTGTGAAAGCAGTTTAA
- a CDS encoding formylglycine-generating enzyme family protein, which yields MKRLLSLYLVLSGFLLHAQTVKELKTVASSFSEMAKIPAGSFLKHEYSFLNIQPTKQDTNLLFCIHPEATITKVTTSFYISTHEVTNAEYRQFIVWVTDSLIKNNITFDTVFYRYTTPSGKSTRISIVPDTMNRVLRDMFGYCNLNYYTHKEFISFPTTNISWHQAQAYIHWLNNRMLELLKKNHVPTTDWGKYRLPEALEWEYAAMIVEKNGDWFNQRNPDAYNIYGWLDYPLTTKEGLYKANFGLIRDLNHMVIKARWDDNYDALAPVKKYVPSLMGLYDLSGNVSEWTNTSISLDSLNKFYAGYYSNLLQTKYQHLFEELLKPAPDWKKFDAFKAESVRGRYDAQAQQYWFNEYVIRVKEMENYNRSILSRISDGMLVKGGSWDNPPVYMINTCSQVLSKNFTTPQTGFRVALTLEPAFEKLLGSYLTGQK from the coding sequence ATGAAACGTTTGTTAAGTCTCTATTTAGTATTATCCGGTTTTTTACTTCATGCTCAAACGGTAAAAGAACTCAAAACAGTTGCAAGTAGTTTTAGTGAAATGGCAAAAATTCCGGCGGGGTCATTTTTAAAACATGAATATTCGTTTCTGAACATTCAACCAACAAAACAAGATACCAATCTACTGTTTTGCATTCATCCTGAAGCAACTATAACCAAAGTAACTACGTCATTTTATATTTCAACGCATGAAGTAACAAATGCAGAATACAGGCAATTTATTGTATGGGTAACAGATTCGCTGATAAAAAACAACATTACTTTTGATACGGTCTTTTACCGCTACACAACTCCATCCGGAAAATCAACACGTATTTCCATTGTGCCGGATACAATGAACCGGGTGCTGCGGGATATGTTCGGGTACTGCAACCTGAATTACTATACGCATAAAGAATTTATTTCTTTTCCAACAACCAACATTTCCTGGCATCAGGCACAGGCTTATATCCATTGGTTAAACAACCGCATGCTTGAATTGTTAAAGAAAAATCACGTACCAACTACAGACTGGGGAAAATACAGACTTCCGGAAGCATTGGAGTGGGAATACGCTGCCATGATCGTGGAGAAAAATGGCGACTGGTTCAATCAAAGAAATCCGGATGCGTATAACATTTACGGATGGCTGGATTATCCGCTTACAACAAAAGAAGGTCTTTATAAAGCAAATTTCGGATTGATCAGGGACCTGAATCATATGGTGATCAAAGCGCGTTGGGATGACAATTACGATGCACTTGCTCCCGTTAAAAAATATGTTCCTTCTTTAATGGGGTTATATGATCTTTCCGGCAATGTATCAGAATGGACGAATACCTCTATCTCTTTAGATTCGCTCAATAAATTTTATGCGGGATACTACAGCAATCTATTGCAGACAAAATATCAACATCTGTTTGAAGAACTATTAAAACCAGCACCCGACTGGAAAAAATTTGATGCCTTTAAAGCGGAATCGGTTCGTGGCAGATATGACGCGCAGGCACAGCAATACTGGTTTAATGAATATGTTATACGTGTTAAAGAGATGGAAAATTACAACAGAAGTATTTTATCCAGAATATCCGATGGCATGCTTGTGAAGGGCGGCTCATGGGATAACCCGCCTGTTTATATGATTAATACATGCAGTCAGGTACTTTCTAAAAATTTCACAACACCGCAAACCGGTTTTAGAGTTGCGCTCACCTTAGAGCCAGCATTTGAAAAATTACTGGGCAGTTATTTGACAGGCCAAAAATAA
- a CDS encoding DUF2461 domain-containing protein codes for MQSTYNLSPTFDFLKKISKNNNREWFTKNKAMYEAAYGQLISFADALLVEMNKHDTIETATGKKSLYRIYNDVRFSKDKSPYKNHLAGSLRRATKQLRGGYYYHIEPGNSFLAGGFWAPNAEDLLHIRRHLSEDPKTLKKILNQPVFKKTFGSLLGEQVKTAPRGFDITDPAIELIRNKQFIVKHTFTNEEVLSQNFHVTVSNTFKKMRPYLDYMSEILTTDLNGEAL; via the coding sequence ATGCAGTCAACGTACAACTTATCACCCACATTCGATTTCTTAAAGAAGATTTCTAAGAATAATAACAGAGAATGGTTCACCAAAAACAAAGCAATGTATGAAGCAGCTTATGGCCAGCTGATCAGCTTTGCAGATGCGCTGCTGGTTGAAATGAACAAACATGATACGATTGAAACAGCTACAGGCAAAAAAAGTTTATATCGTATTTATAACGATGTGCGGTTTTCAAAAGATAAAAGTCCGTATAAAAACCACTTAGCCGGCAGTTTGCGCCGTGCAACCAAACAATTACGGGGTGGGTATTATTATCATATTGAACCGGGCAACTCCTTTCTTGCCGGTGGTTTCTGGGCGCCCAATGCAGAAGATCTGCTACACATCCGCCGGCATCTGTCTGAAGATCCAAAAACATTAAAAAAGATTTTAAATCAGCCGGTATTCAAAAAAACATTTGGCAGCCTGCTGGGAGAACAGGTCAAGACAGCGCCACGCGGATTTGACATTACCGATCCGGCTATCGAATTGATCCGCAACAAACAGTTTATTGTAAAACATACGTTCACAAACGAAGAAGTACTTTCCCAAAACTTTCATGTAACCGTGTCAAATACATTCAAAAAAATGCGGCCGTATTTAGACTACATGAGTGAGATATTAACTACCGATCTGAACGGAGAAGCGTTGTAA
- a CDS encoding DUF481 domain-containing protein: protein MKATLTGIINKTNTANSYLSNNNVRFSILKGPSIFNSVYSWIYGKQLTGITNNDYYAGLDYNYYDSARVLSAWSYVGYDKSYSLKLNGRFQGGVGLGADLLESQYISLNISEGIIFEYNDYYQTADIQQNINQVYRNSLRIKSTIIIKKKIILNTTNFWQQSFSDKEDYILKSNSTLNLKLKKWLSLTVAVAYNKINLTGGETFLLNYGLTFDKIF, encoded by the coding sequence TTGAAAGCTACCTTAACCGGTATCATCAACAAAACGAATACAGCTAATTCTTACTTATCAAATAACAACGTCCGGTTCAGTATTCTGAAAGGCCCGAGCATATTCAACTCGGTATACAGCTGGATTTATGGCAAACAATTGACCGGAATAACAAACAATGATTATTATGCTGGCCTGGATTATAATTATTACGACAGTGCAAGAGTATTGTCTGCCTGGTCATACGTGGGTTATGACAAAAGTTATTCATTAAAACTGAATGGTCGCTTTCAGGGCGGGGTTGGTTTGGGAGCGGATTTACTCGAGAGCCAGTATATCAGTTTGAATATAAGCGAAGGTATTATTTTTGAATACAACGATTATTATCAAACGGCTGATATTCAACAAAACATCAATCAGGTTTATCGTAATTCCTTGCGGATAAAATCTACCATAATCATAAAGAAAAAGATTATTTTAAACACGACGAATTTTTGGCAGCAGTCATTTTCCGATAAAGAAGATTACATTCTGAAATCAAATTCTACATTAAATTTAAAACTGAAAAAATGGCTGAGCCTTACGGTTGCTGTTGCTTACAACAAAATTAATTTAACAGGTGGTGAAACATTTTTGTTAAACTACGGACTTACCTTTGATAAGATTTTTTAA
- a CDS encoding processive endoglucanase Cel5B: protein MIKKISVVLVLLTGMLLSASVFAQKTIVEKYGKLSVKGNYMVGQYGDTVQLRGMSLFWSQWMGQYYNSDVVKWLRDDWKCTVVRAAMGVEMDGYLENPDTEKMKVMEVVNAAIAKGIYVIIDYHSHEAQKNPAAAQRFFSEMAKKYGNIPNIIYEVYNEPLQATSWNKDIKPYAEGVITKIRVYDTTNIIVVGTRQWSQLVTEAAANPITRQNIMYTLHFYPGTHKQELRNEAQKALDMGIALFVTEYGTCDASGNGNFSPEETALWYEFLDAHKISYCNWSIADKPETASAIVPAASPYGGWADYDLTPSGKLVRDDLRLKNGPIFDSLVKTSTGGVSKKKSKTK, encoded by the coding sequence ATGATTAAAAAAATATCCGTAGTGCTTGTCCTTCTTACAGGCATGTTACTTTCCGCTTCGGTTTTTGCACAAAAGACAATCGTTGAAAAATACGGTAAGTTGTCTGTAAAAGGAAATTATATGGTTGGCCAGTACGGTGATACCGTTCAGCTGAGAGGCATGTCTTTATTCTGGAGTCAGTGGATGGGGCAATACTACAATTCAGATGTGGTAAAGTGGCTGCGCGACGATTGGAAATGTACCGTAGTACGTGCTGCAATGGGCGTGGAAATGGACGGATACCTTGAAAATCCGGATACAGAAAAAATGAAGGTGATGGAAGTGGTGAATGCTGCTATTGCCAAAGGCATTTATGTGATCATTGATTACCACAGCCACGAAGCGCAGAAGAATCCTGCAGCGGCGCAACGGTTCTTTTCTGAGATGGCAAAAAAATACGGGAACATTCCCAATATTATTTATGAAGTTTATAATGAACCACTGCAGGCAACTTCCTGGAATAAGGACATAAAGCCGTATGCAGAAGGTGTCATTACAAAAATACGTGTGTATGATACAACAAACATTATTGTGGTAGGAACAAGACAATGGTCGCAGCTGGTAACAGAGGCGGCAGCGAATCCGATCACCCGTCAGAACATCATGTATACCCTTCATTTTTATCCGGGTACGCACAAGCAGGAATTGCGTAATGAAGCACAAAAAGCATTGGATATGGGTATTGCCTTATTTGTTACTGAATATGGTACCTGCGATGCATCGGGTAACGGAAATTTCAGTCCGGAAGAAACTGCTTTGTGGTATGAATTTCTGGATGCCCACAAGATCAGTTATTGCAACTGGTCCATTGCGGATAAGCCCGAAACCGCTTCAGCTATTGTACCGGCAGCAAGTCCGTATGGTGGCTGGGCTGATTATGATCTTACACCGTCGGGCAAATTAGTACGCGATGATCTGCGCTTAAAAAATGGACCTATCTTTGACTCACTGGTAAAGACCAGTACTGGCGGAGTGTCTAAAAAGAAATCAAAAACAAAATAG
- a CDS encoding NAD(P)H-binding protein has product MKYVITGSLGNISKPLTQKLVAAGHTVTVISSHEDRKAAIEALGAKAAIGSIQDVDFLTKTFAGADAVYTMVPPIFTASDWKKHIGDTGEIYAQAIKAAAIKHVVNLSSIGAQMPEGCGPVSGIYRVEQAFNTLSDVNIIHLRPGNFYTNFYANIGMIKHSNIIGGNYGNNTSVVFVHPADIAAAAAEELTALTFKGHTVRYIVSDERTTTEVAKILGTAVGKPELPWIDFKDEDSLGGMIGAGLPEEVAKNYVEMGKAVREGAMFEDYYKHKSEVKASKTKLEDFAKEFATAYKQ; this is encoded by the coding sequence ATGAAATACGTAATTACAGGTTCTTTAGGAAATATAAGCAAACCGCTTACACAGAAACTAGTTGCAGCCGGACATACCGTAACGGTTATCAGTAGCCACGAAGACCGCAAAGCAGCAATTGAAGCATTGGGCGCAAAGGCTGCTATCGGTTCCATACAGGACGTAGATTTTCTTACCAAAACGTTTGCCGGAGCTGATGCCGTATATACAATGGTTCCTCCTATTTTCACTGCCAGCGACTGGAAAAAACACATCGGTGATACAGGTGAAATCTATGCGCAGGCAATTAAGGCAGCAGCTATCAAACATGTTGTCAATTTAAGCAGCATCGGTGCGCAGATGCCGGAAGGCTGCGGTCCGGTGAGCGGCATTTACAGAGTAGAACAGGCATTCAATACACTTTCAGATGTAAACATTATTCACCTGCGCCCGGGTAATTTCTATACCAACTTTTATGCAAACATTGGTATGATCAAACACAGCAACATCATTGGAGGCAACTACGGTAACAATACATCGGTAGTATTTGTACACCCTGCGGATATTGCTGCTGCAGCTGCAGAAGAATTAACAGCCTTAACATTTAAAGGACATACTGTGCGCTATATAGTGAGCGATGAACGGACAACCACTGAGGTAGCTAAGATTCTGGGAACAGCGGTCGGAAAACCGGAGTTGCCCTGGATTGATTTTAAAGATGAAGACAGCCTGGGTGGCATGATTGGCGCAGGGTTACCGGAAGAAGTAGCTAAGAACTATGTGGAGATGGGCAAAGCTGTACGCGAAGGTGCCATGTTTGAAGATTATTATAAACACAAATCAGAAGTAAAAGCATCGAAAACAAAACTGGAAGACTTCGCAAAAGAATTTGCGACAGCCTATAAACAGTAG
- a CDS encoding DUF2721 domain-containing protein — MTEVTLNTPALLFPTISLLLLAYTNRYIAISNRIRALHTLYKTDQSTILIAQINILKKRIFLIRNMQLFGIATMFIAAFSMFLIYYNLEEWVHAVFGMSLISMLISLTLCAVEVYLSNKALLIQIKDVEHLIDE, encoded by the coding sequence ATGACTGAAGTAACCTTAAATACACCTGCACTGCTCTTTCCCACCATCTCTCTCCTGCTGCTGGCTTATACCAATCGATACATAGCCATCAGCAACCGGATCCGTGCATTGCATACCTTATATAAAACAGACCAGTCAACGATTCTGATTGCACAGATCAACATTCTTAAAAAACGTATTTTTCTAATCCGGAACATGCAACTGTTTGGTATTGCAACCATGTTCATCGCTGCGTTCTCCATGTTTCTGATCTATTATAATTTAGAAGAATGGGTACATGCAGTATTTGGCATGAGCCTGATCTCCATGCTCATCTCACTTACGCTGTGTGCAGTAGAAGTATATTTATCAAACAAAGCACTACTCATCCAGATCAAAGACGTAGAACATCTGATTGATGAATAG
- a CDS encoding SRPBCC domain-containing protein — protein sequence MKNYKKYYIIPAPPEEVYLALTVPTTLLLWTGEEAVMSTEPESEFSLWGGSIEGRNIEFIEGKKIVQQWYFGDQEEPSIVTIILHPDKQDSTSAELRHTNIPDEAYEDMVEGWNGAYFGALQEFYEDEE from the coding sequence ATGAAAAATTATAAAAAGTACTATATTATTCCGGCTCCTCCGGAGGAAGTTTACCTGGCGTTAACCGTTCCGACAACGCTGTTACTCTGGACAGGTGAAGAGGCTGTTATGTCAACCGAACCTGAATCAGAATTTTCGTTGTGGGGAGGAAGCATTGAAGGCCGGAACATTGAATTTATTGAAGGAAAAAAGATTGTGCAGCAATGGTATTTCGGCGATCAGGAAGAACCTTCTATTGTAACAATTATTTTACATCCCGATAAACAGGATTCAACTTCAGCGGAGCTGCGCCATACAAATATTCCGGATGAGGCATATGAAGATATGGTTGAAGGCTGGAATGGCGCATACTTTGGCGCGCTTCAGGAATTTTATGAAGATGAAGAATAA
- a CDS encoding deoxyguanosinetriphosphate triphosphohydrolase, with amino-acid sequence MLDWKKLYSPKRLGAEGRLDIDPDSIRNPYQRDYDRLIFSSAFRRLQNKTQVFPLPGSIFVHNRLTHSLEVACVGRSIGSMIGQRIAKAYHKEDEDFQRFYNYELGSVISAACLAHDIGNPPFGHSGEKAISAYFKQLSKEETYILKQKVSENQYADLIHFEGNANGLRLLTHPFNENSGGGMRLTYTTIASMIKYPCEARAGHQKEILHRKKYGFFDSEKETFQKIVSEFDLISISTDEQIAYARHPFVYLVEAADDICYQIIDWEDAYRLKIISLEKAIDGLLTFFPEEGTHTLSKAKRVVEKIVDPNQKIAYLRATVINLLLENCVDVFWKNQQEILEGKYEKSLTDDLNPEIAVPFNTLKEISIKEIYNYRSVVEIELAGYKILGGLLEEFIPAVLYPDRPNAEKLLQLLPPQFVYQGEDLYLKLQSVIDFISGMTDIYAVDLYRKIKGIALPELK; translated from the coding sequence ATGCTGGATTGGAAAAAATTATACAGCCCTAAACGGTTGGGTGCAGAAGGTAGGTTAGATATCGATCCGGACTCTATACGCAATCCGTATCAGCGGGATTACGACCGCTTGATCTTTTCATCTGCCTTTAGACGGCTGCAGAATAAAACACAGGTTTTTCCATTGCCCGGAAGCATCTTTGTACACAACCGTTTAACACATAGCCTGGAAGTTGCCTGTGTGGGAAGAAGCATCGGCAGCATGATTGGTCAGCGGATTGCCAAAGCATATCATAAAGAAGACGAAGATTTTCAACGCTTCTATAATTATGAATTAGGTTCTGTCATTTCTGCAGCTTGTCTGGCACACGATATAGGCAATCCGCCGTTTGGCCATTCCGGTGAAAAAGCAATCTCTGCTTATTTTAAACAGCTCTCCAAAGAAGAAACCTATATTTTAAAACAAAAAGTATCTGAAAATCAATACGCCGATCTGATACATTTTGAAGGTAATGCCAATGGCTTGCGATTGCTTACGCATCCATTCAATGAGAACTCCGGAGGCGGTATGCGCTTAACATATACAACCATTGCGTCGATGATAAAGTATCCGTGTGAAGCACGCGCCGGACATCAGAAAGAAATCCTGCACAGAAAGAAGTATGGTTTTTTTGATTCTGAAAAAGAGACTTTTCAAAAGATCGTTTCTGAATTTGATCTGATCTCTATCTCAACAGATGAACAGATCGCCTATGCACGCCATCCCTTTGTTTACCTGGTTGAAGCGGCAGACGATATCTGTTATCAGATTATCGATTGGGAAGATGCATACCGCTTAAAGATTATTTCACTTGAAAAAGCGATCGATGGGTTGCTTACTTTTTTCCCTGAAGAAGGAACACATACGCTTTCAAAAGCAAAAAGAGTAGTAGAAAAAATAGTTGACCCAAATCAGAAGATTGCTTATCTGCGTGCTACCGTCATCAATCTGCTGCTTGAGAATTGTGTGGATGTGTTCTGGAAAAATCAGCAGGAAATTTTAGAAGGCAAATATGAAAAAAGCTTAACCGACGATTTAAATCCGGAGATAGCGGTTCCGTTTAATACACTGAAAGAAATTTCAATTAAAGAAATTTATAATTACCGTTCAGTTGTAGAAATTGAATTGGCCGGGTATAAAATATTAGGCGGCTTGCTGGAAGAATTTATTCCTGCTGTGTTGTATCCAGACAGGCCGAATGCAGAAAAGCTGCTGCAATTATTGCCTCCGCAATTTGTGTATCAGGGAGAAGACTTATATCTGAAACTGCAATCAGTGATCGATTTCATTTCTGGTATGACTGATATTTATGCCGTTGATTTGTACCGCAAGATCAAAGGAATCGCGTTACCCGAATTGAAGTAA
- a CDS encoding pirin family protein has protein sequence MNRNDFIKKGLMGTGMFVAASAMGNVMQNNIDELKELEILGFNHIPNTQSTHMENAVLHKAETRGDANHGWLHSKHTFSFANYYNPERMHFGVLRVLNDDVVSGGKGFGTHPHDNMEIISIPLEGDLEHKDSMGNVTVIRNGDVQVMSAGTGIQHSEYNKNADKQVKFLQIWVFPDKKNVTPRYDQITLQRAHRHNTFQQILSPDPEDAGVWIHQHAWFHLAQFDANHTQVYKMKDKVNGLYVFNLNGSITVNNQILNARDGYGIWNVEQVSIKADSASEFLLMEVPMTV, from the coding sequence ATGAATAGAAATGACTTTATAAAAAAAGGATTGATGGGTACAGGTATGTTTGTAGCCGCATCTGCAATGGGTAACGTTATGCAGAACAATATCGATGAACTCAAGGAACTTGAAATTTTAGGATTCAATCATATTCCCAATACTCAATCAACACATATGGAAAATGCTGTACTGCATAAAGCTGAAACACGCGGAGACGCGAATCATGGGTGGCTGCACAGCAAACATACATTCAGTTTTGCAAATTATTACAATCCCGAACGCATGCACTTCGGAGTGCTGCGTGTATTAAATGATGATGTTGTTTCCGGTGGAAAAGGTTTTGGAACACATCCGCATGACAACATGGAAATCATCAGCATTCCGCTGGAAGGAGATCTGGAGCATAAGGACAGTATGGGTAATGTTACGGTTATCCGTAATGGAGATGTACAGGTAATGTCTGCCGGCACCGGCATTCAACACAGCGAGTATAATAAGAATGCCGATAAGCAGGTGAAGTTTTTACAGATCTGGGTGTTTCCGGATAAAAAAAATGTGACGCCTCGGTACGACCAGATTACCTTACAACGGGCCCACCGGCATAATACATTTCAGCAGATACTTTCACCAGACCCGGAAGATGCCGGCGTATGGATTCATCAGCATGCCTGGTTTCATTTAGCCCAATTTGATGCCAATCATACACAGGTTTATAAAATGAAAGATAAAGTAAACGGGTTGTATGTATTCAATCTGAATGGCAGCATTACTGTGAATAACCAGATATTAAACGCACGGGATGGTTATGGTATCTGGAACGTAGAACAGGTAAGTATTAAAGCGGATTCCGCATCAGAGTTTCTGTTGATGGAAGTGCCAATGACAGTTTGA
- a CDS encoding YchJ family protein, with protein MTKIKCILEVDMKLCYCHSDKPFESCCEVYLSDSAIPVTAEQLMRSRYTAYAVHDVDYIMQTTHPATRKHYDPRSIKAWAESSIWQKLEVIGTRKGSASDTVGFVEFKAYYFDSVQQPQLHHEYSTFKKVDGTWFFVEGRVL; from the coding sequence ATGACTAAAATTAAGTGTATTTTAGAGGTAGATATGAAACTGTGCTATTGTCATTCAGATAAACCATTTGAATCCTGCTGTGAAGTATATCTTTCGGACAGTGCTATCCCTGTTACAGCAGAGCAGCTGATGCGTTCGCGGTATACGGCTTATGCGGTCCATGATGTAGATTATATTATGCAGACAACACATCCTGCTACCCGAAAGCACTACGATCCCAGGTCAATAAAAGCCTGGGCAGAATCCAGTATCTGGCAGAAGCTGGAAGTGATCGGAACGCGGAAGGGAAGCGCTTCGGATACAGTAGGTTTTGTTGAATTTAAAGCATACTATTTTGATTCCGTACAGCAACCGCAGCTGCATCACGAATATTCTACATTTAAAAAAGTAGATGGTACATGGTTTTTTGTTGAAGGCAGGGTTTTGTAA